The DNA region ATACCTGCATAAATCACGTTCATTTTATCTGGTGATACCGTTGCCGAAGGTTTGGCTACCTGGTAACTTTGCTCAGGGGTTGTATATTGTTTTACTGTTCCATCTGTCTGTTTCACACTGATTACGCCTTTCCACCGAAACATACCCACACTTCCGGTACCACCGGTATAAGTACCTTTACCATCTTTTACAGACAATGCATTCCCGTTAACGGTAATGGAAGGTGTAGACCTCGAATCACTTGCAGTTAAAAATACCTGTGCAGTATAAGGCTGGCCTTGTATTACGTATGAACTTGGTGCAACAGCAACCGCATCAAACTGATCCAGGTTTACCAAAGCCTTGTCCATGTTTCCAAATAGCTTTTTAACAATTTCAGCTTCTGCATTCTTTGTGTCCGACTGGATTTTACTCAGAATGGTGTTGGCCGCAGTAAGTGGGGTTCCCTCTCCGAAATTGATGTCTACCCACTCTTTTTTACCATTTACAGGTTTTGCAGGATCCTTCGCTTCCAGCGTAAAGGTTACACCTGAACGATCTTTTTCGTCCAGCAAAGCAATCAGCTTTTCGCGTGTTTCATTGATTTTCGCCTTTAGCTTCGCTCCTTCACCTTTGTTAACCATAATATTCTGTGCAATATCCAGGTTATCCCTCAGCTTGATATCTCCAGTCTCTTCGTTAATGCCTTCCCCGGCTTCAAGAAACTTATCTTTTAACTGCTGCACGTAATTGTTCAACTCATCAGCAAGCGATTTAGCTTTATTGGCTTTTTCCCAGATTGGCTGTGCCCTAGCTGGTTCATCTTTTAATTTTGTATTCTGAAACGATGAAAATAACTGGTCTATGCTTGTATTTACATTTGTTTTAGACGACACCAAACTATCATTAATGTTTTTAAATGCATTCAATATAGTATCAGATACGTTCAAAGCAAGCATAGCCAACAATACCAAATACATGATATTGATCATCTTCTGCCTCGTTGTCTCTTTT from Pedobacter africanus includes:
- the porM gene encoding type IX secretion system motor protein PorM/GldM, which encodes MAGGKETTRQKMINIMYLVLLAMLALNVSDTILNAFKNINDSLVSSKTNVNTSIDQLFSSFQNTKLKDEPARAQPIWEKANKAKSLADELNNYVQQLKDKFLEAGEGINEETGDIKLRDNLDIAQNIMVNKGEGAKLKAKINETREKLIALLDEKDRSGVTFTLEAKDPAKPVNGKKEWVDINFGEGTPLTAANTILSKIQSDTKNAEAEIVKKLFGNMDKALVNLDQFDAVAVAPSSYVIQGQPYTAQVFLTASDSRSTPSITVNGNALSVKDGKGTYTGGTGSVGMFRWKGVISVKQTDGTVKQYTTPEQSYQVAKPSATVSPDKMNVIYAGIANPFSVSAAGFPLESVNASISGGSIKKVGSGQYSVNVGGDQVGKTLSINVSASNGGKTLNLGAQQFRVKALPTPRAYIKGKSGGNVPLEWIEGAGSIDTQLEDFVFDVKFRVVRFSATFINPRSDAVTIANNGGGFGGQIKGALNSIKPGATIIFKDIVCEGPDGRQKVLDGITFVAK